One stretch of Corynebacterium imitans DNA includes these proteins:
- a CDS encoding amino acid permease yields MAPTSASVSLKRGLKTRHLTMMGLGSAIGAGLFLGTGVGIAAAGPAVLIAYLIAGAITVCIMQMLAEMVAARPSSGTFSTYAEQAFGPWAGFAIGWLYWFMMIMIMAVEITGASAIIAAWFAISPWIPALIAIVAFTAINFAAVKNFGEFEFWFALIKVAVIVAFLILGVALWLGLLPGTSFVGMSNIAEVGFMPNGWGGVATAMLAVAFAFGGIELVTIAAAESEDPEVAVHAAIRSIIWRIGIFYIGSVLLIVMLLPFGQIGGADDASESPFTAVLHLANIPGAVGIMEAVIVVALLSACNTQIYGSSRFLHNLALRGDAPQTFAETDSRGVPMRAVIVSVFFGFVAVALQYWNPPGLLAFLLNAVGGCLIVIWFAISFSFIRLHPRLVASGELTHVRMWVPGVLPWATIALAAALVLLMLTTPDGRTQLLAVAVVVGIAVIAGVLWTRTDSFRTRAAQAAERNIR; encoded by the coding sequence ATCGCGCCAACTTCGGCCTCCGTCTCACTCAAGCGGGGCCTGAAAACCCGCCACCTGACCATGATGGGGCTCGGCTCCGCGATCGGTGCCGGACTCTTCCTCGGCACCGGCGTGGGCATTGCCGCCGCCGGCCCCGCCGTGCTCATCGCCTACCTGATTGCGGGCGCGATCACCGTGTGCATCATGCAGATGCTCGCCGAGATGGTCGCCGCCCGCCCCTCCTCGGGTACCTTCTCCACCTACGCCGAGCAGGCCTTCGGTCCTTGGGCGGGCTTTGCCATCGGCTGGCTCTACTGGTTCATGATGATCATGATCATGGCGGTGGAGATCACCGGCGCTTCCGCTATCATCGCCGCCTGGTTTGCCATCTCCCCGTGGATCCCAGCGCTGATCGCCATCGTGGCCTTTACGGCGATCAACTTCGCAGCGGTGAAGAACTTCGGTGAGTTCGAGTTCTGGTTCGCGCTGATTAAGGTCGCCGTCATCGTCGCCTTCCTCATCCTCGGCGTCGCGCTGTGGTTGGGGCTGCTGCCGGGGACGAGCTTCGTCGGCATGAGCAACATCGCCGAGGTCGGCTTCATGCCGAATGGCTGGGGTGGCGTGGCCACCGCGATGCTTGCCGTCGCCTTCGCCTTCGGCGGCATTGAGCTTGTCACCATCGCCGCCGCCGAATCCGAAGACCCCGAAGTTGCTGTCCACGCGGCGATCCGCTCGATCATCTGGCGCATCGGCATCTTCTACATCGGTTCCGTCTTACTCATCGTCATGCTGCTGCCGTTCGGCCAGATCGGCGGCGCGGACGACGCCTCCGAGTCTCCCTTTACCGCCGTGCTGCACCTAGCTAACATCCCCGGCGCGGTCGGCATCATGGAGGCCGTCATCGTGGTTGCACTGCTGTCCGCGTGCAACACACAGATCTACGGTTCCTCCCGCTTCCTGCACAACCTGGCGCTGCGCGGCGACGCCCCGCAGACCTTCGCCGAAACCGATTCCCGCGGCGTGCCCATGCGCGCTGTGATCGTGTCGGTCTTCTTCGGTTTTGTCGCCGTCGCCCTGCAGTACTGGAACCCGCCGGGGTTGCTCGCCTTCCTGCTCAACGCCGTGGGCGGCTGCCTGATTGTTATCTGGTTCGCCATTAGCTTCTCGTTTATCCGTCTGCACCCGCGCCTGGTGGCTTCCGGTGAGCTCACCCACGTGCGCATGTGGGTGCCGGGCGTGCTGCCGTGGGCAACCATCGCGCTTGCTGCAGCACTCGTACTGCTCATGCTCACCACGCCTGATGGGCGCACCCAGCTTCTCGCCGTCGCAGTCGTCGTCGGCATCGCGGTGATCGCCGGGGTGCTGTGGACGCGCACCGACTCCTTCCGCACTCGCGCCGCACAAGCCGCAGAAAGGAACATTCGATGA